The stretch of DNA ATATTGCTCAGTATGCAATGCTGCTACATATGGTTGCACATATAACTGGTTTGGAGGCTCGTGAACTAGTCGTCTCTATCGGAAATGCTCACTTATATACAAACCAATTAGATCAGGCTAAAGAAGAAATACCACGGACGCCGTATAAGCTTCCTAAATTAAAAATTATCGGTAATCCCACATCGATTGATGATTTTACAATGGATAATTTTGTCCTAGAAGACTACAAATCCCATCCACATATAAAAGCTGATCTTGTTATTTTATAACAAGTGATTCATATAGGTGCGCATGATCACTCGCCATACGATCACTTGTAAACCTCTTCTCGAATGAGATGCGACAATCTTTTCGGTTGAGATTATCAATATCCTGGAGTGTTTCTGATATAGCTGCAACGGCATCGCTATCATTAATATATGGTATGACATATCCAGTAGCACCGTTATCTATAATCTCATGTGTTGCTCCACGGTCTAGTCCTATGACTGGCGTGCCACAAGCAAGCGCTTCAATTGTCACCATGCCAAATGGCTCGTCGAATATAGAAGGTACAAGGAGCGCTCTTGCATTTCCAAGAAATTGTCTTTTCTCGCTATCTGACTTAATGTGGCCAATATATTCGATTTCATGACCTAGAAATGGCTCGACGTGAGTACTCCAGTATGTATCTTTACTGTGTTCAGCATAGTGTTTGCCGGCAATTTTTAAAATTAATGGTATATCTGCAGTTTTATTAAAATGTTGCACTGCTTTAATAGCGATATGTACGCCCTTTGGCTCAATGATACGCCCTAGATATGCAATGTAATTATTTGACGGGACATCTATGGGCGTAAAAGTATCTTTGTCTAACCCGTGGTATATGTTTGCTACCCAATTCGTGTCGGTCGGCATGCCGCTACGCTGTGAATTTGAAAGTGATATCCATGAAAGATCTTTATATTTTGGAAACACATTTTTATATTTAACCAAAAAGTTAAATGGATC from Candidatus Saccharimonadales bacterium encodes:
- a CDS encoding glycosyltransferase → DPFNFLVKYKNVFPKYKDLSWISLSNSQRSGMPTDTNWVANIYHGLDKDTFTPIDVPSNNYIAYLGRIIEPKGVHIAIKAVQHFNKTADIPLILKIAGKHYAEHSKDTYWSTHVEPFLGHEIEYIGHIKSDSEKRQFLGNARALLVPSIFDEPFGMVTIEALACGTPVIGLDRGATHEIIDNGATGYVIPYINDSDAVAAISETLQDIDNLNRKDCRISFEKRFTSDRMASDHAHLYESLVIK